Proteins encoded together in one Pseudoalteromonas xiamenensis window:
- a CDS encoding AMP-binding protein: MEVKNDIPCESLSYSSGRTDTPLNYQTIGDYLESIVDTSPESDAIIVSHQNVRLSYRDYLKKINQVAASLVSLGVKPGDRVGIWSPNNIEWSLIQFATAKIGAIMVCINPAYRPDELEFAINNVSCSVLVMANRFKNSNYVEMLESLAPEIRQLGIDQLNAEKLPSLKHIITIEQTPLDCMMSFDEFLTRASDLDHLKAREFASTLTCLDPINIQFTSGTTGRPKGATLSHFNILNNARLVADAMNLSSSDRLCIPVPLYHCFGMVLGNLVCMSVGACAVFPNDSFDPEITLRVVESEQCTGLHGVPTMFIAELELPNFHSFDLSTLRTGIMAGATCPEKVMRLVQEKMHMKEVLIGYGQTECSPINHITSIDSPLEKRVNTVGKTMPHTQVKIVDESGNLVSRGNPGELLAKGYCVMAEYWEDPDKTAATIDAQGWLHSGDLAVMDTEGYVQIVGRIKDLIIRGGENIYPREIEETLYHLEQIQDAAVFAVKDERYGEAVCAWLQLKPGHYISEEEVITYLKDKLAYFKVPKFIRFVDEYPMTVTGKLQKFKMRHIMEDELSSEST, translated from the coding sequence ATGGAAGTTAAAAATGACATACCTTGTGAGAGCCTTAGTTACAGTAGCGGCCGAACAGACACACCACTTAACTATCAAACAATTGGTGATTACCTTGAATCTATTGTCGACACTTCCCCTGAATCTGATGCAATTATTGTAAGCCATCAAAATGTCCGATTAAGCTATCGCGACTATCTAAAGAAAATAAATCAAGTGGCAGCAAGTTTAGTTTCATTGGGCGTAAAACCAGGTGACCGTGTTGGAATTTGGTCACCGAACAACATTGAGTGGTCGCTCATTCAGTTCGCGACTGCAAAAATTGGCGCAATCATGGTTTGCATAAATCCCGCCTATCGCCCAGATGAACTAGAATTTGCAATAAACAACGTATCATGCAGCGTATTAGTCATGGCGAATCGATTCAAAAACAGCAATTATGTTGAAATGTTAGAATCGCTGGCACCTGAAATCCGACAACTTGGCATTGATCAACTGAACGCTGAAAAACTTCCATCCCTTAAACATATCATCACCATCGAACAGACGCCGTTGGACTGTATGATGAGTTTTGACGAGTTTCTAACGCGTGCAAGTGACCTTGACCATTTAAAGGCGCGTGAATTTGCCAGCACATTAACCTGCTTAGACCCCATCAATATTCAATTTACCTCTGGTACTACGGGACGCCCTAAAGGAGCAACACTCAGTCATTTCAATATTCTAAACAATGCGCGTTTAGTGGCAGATGCAATGAACCTCTCTTCGTCAGATAGACTTTGCATTCCTGTTCCACTGTATCATTGCTTCGGAATGGTTTTGGGAAATTTAGTTTGCATGAGTGTTGGTGCGTGTGCCGTTTTTCCTAATGATTCATTTGACCCAGAAATTACACTTCGGGTCGTTGAATCAGAACAATGTACCGGACTTCATGGCGTACCCACTATGTTCATTGCAGAACTCGAGCTCCCAAATTTTCATTCGTTTGATTTGAGCACATTGAGGACCGGTATTATGGCCGGTGCTACATGCCCTGAAAAAGTGATGCGACTCGTCCAAGAAAAAATGCACATGAAAGAAGTGCTGATTGGCTATGGGCAAACCGAGTGCAGCCCTATCAACCATATTACCAGTATTGATTCTCCTCTTGAAAAAAGGGTGAACACCGTTGGAAAAACGATGCCACACACACAGGTAAAAATCGTTGATGAATCCGGAAATTTGGTATCACGAGGTAATCCTGGAGAACTACTCGCCAAAGGTTATTGCGTAATGGCTGAATATTGGGAAGACCCTGACAAAACGGCTGCAACTATTGACGCGCAGGGTTGGCTACATTCTGGTGATCTTGCTGTAATGGACACCGAAGGATACGTTCAAATCGTCGGCCGTATTAAAGATTTAATCATTCGTGGCGGGGAAAATATCTACCCACGAGAAATAGAAGAAACACTTTATCACCTTGAACAGATCCAGGATGCTGCCGTGTTCGCCGTAAAAGATGAACGCTATGGAGAAGCAGTATGTGCATGGCTGCAACTAAAACCTGGGCATTACATTTCAGAAGAAGAGGTAATAACTTATTTAAAAGACAAGTTAGCCTACTTCAAAGTCCCTAAATTCATTCGTTTTGTTGATGAATATCCTATGACTGTCACCGGAAAACTCCAGAAGTTTAAAATGCGCCATATAATGGAAGATGAACTGTCTTCAGAATCGACCTAA